The following proteins come from a genomic window of Varunaivibrio sulfuroxidans:
- a CDS encoding aldehyde ferredoxin oxidoreductase family protein has product MAWARKILRVNLTKGTCESEPLNMEWAQKYLGQRGLGTKYLVEETDPKVDPLAPENKMIMATGPLTGTAASTAGRYSVITKGALTGAIACSNAGGFFGNELKNAGFDMIIFEGKSPKPVYLLLEDDNARLLDAAAFWGKSVWDTEEGIKAKHQDPQLRVASIGVAGETGCKYAAIVNDMHRAAGRSGVGAVMGSKNLKAVAVRGTQGVKIDNVEAFMAAVNAGKAVLAGNAVTGEGLPAYGTQVLMNVINETGALPTRNHRDVQFEGAAKISAEAMVEPRRSDGKPNLVRNAACFGCTIACGRISTIDRTHYTVADRPQYHGASGGLEYEAAWALGAATGVSDLDALTFANFICNEQGMDPISLGATIGAAMELFDMGVITSKETGGVALTFGNTQAFTTIVELTARGEGFGADIALGSKRMCEKYGHGELSMSVKGQEFPAYDSRGIQGMGLTYATSNRGACHLRSYTVASEILGVPEKTDPLSSDGKAGLVMAFQDATAVVDSVGLCVFTTFAWSLDDIAPQIDAACEGDWSVENLLKAGERIWTLERQYNLAAGFTGKDDTLPKRLLKDAAKTGPAKGKVNRLDVMLPEYYQLRGWTPNGVPTNETLSRIQL; this is encoded by the coding sequence ATGGCTTGGGCGCGGAAAATTCTTCGGGTCAATCTGACGAAGGGAACCTGTGAAAGCGAACCTTTGAACATGGAATGGGCGCAAAAATATCTCGGCCAGCGCGGCCTGGGGACGAAATACCTGGTCGAGGAAACCGATCCCAAGGTCGATCCCCTGGCGCCGGAAAACAAGATGATCATGGCGACCGGGCCGTTGACCGGAACCGCGGCCTCCACGGCGGGGCGCTATTCGGTGATCACCAAGGGGGCGCTGACCGGGGCCATCGCGTGTTCCAACGCCGGCGGTTTTTTCGGCAACGAGCTCAAGAACGCGGGCTTCGACATGATCATTTTCGAAGGAAAATCACCCAAGCCCGTCTATCTTTTATTGGAAGACGACAACGCCCGCCTGCTCGACGCCGCCGCGTTTTGGGGCAAATCGGTGTGGGACACCGAGGAGGGCATCAAGGCGAAGCACCAGGACCCGCAGCTGCGCGTCGCCTCGATCGGGGTGGCGGGGGAAACCGGTTGCAAATACGCCGCCATCGTCAACGACATGCACCGCGCCGCCGGTCGCTCGGGGGTCGGCGCGGTGATGGGATCGAAAAACCTGAAAGCGGTCGCCGTGCGCGGCACCCAGGGCGTTAAAATCGATAATGTCGAGGCCTTCATGGCCGCGGTTAACGCGGGCAAGGCGGTGCTCGCCGGCAATGCGGTGACCGGCGAGGGGTTGCCCGCTTACGGCACTCAGGTGCTGATGAACGTGATCAACGAGACCGGCGCCCTGCCGACGCGCAATCACCGCGATGTGCAGTTCGAAGGGGCGGCGAAAATTTCGGCGGAAGCCATGGTCGAACCGCGGCGTTCCGACGGTAAGCCCAACTTGGTGCGCAACGCCGCGTGTTTTGGCTGCACCATCGCCTGCGGGCGGATATCGACCATCGACCGCACGCATTACACGGTCGCCGATCGACCACAATACCACGGCGCGTCGGGTGGTCTCGAATACGAGGCGGCGTGGGCGTTGGGCGCGGCGACCGGGGTATCCGATCTGGACGCGCTGACCTTCGCCAATTTCATCTGCAACGAGCAGGGAATGGACCCGATTTCCCTGGGCGCGACCATCGGCGCGGCGATGGAGCTGTTCGACATGGGCGTGATTACTTCCAAGGAAACCGGGGGCGTCGCGTTGACCTTCGGCAATACCCAGGCCTTTACCACGATCGTCGAGTTGACCGCCCGGGGCGAGGGCTTCGGCGCCGATATCGCGCTGGGCTCGAAAAGGATGTGTGAAAAATACGGTCACGGCGAATTGTCGATGTCGGTCAAGGGCCAGGAATTCCCGGCCTATGACTCGCGAGGCATTCAGGGTATGGGGTTGACCTACGCCACCTCCAACCGCGGCGCTTGTCATTTGCGCAGTTATACCGTGGCGTCGGAAATTTTGGGCGTGCCGGAAAAAACCGACCCGTTGTCCTCCGACGGCAAGGCGGGGCTGGTGATGGCGTTTCAGGACGCCACGGCGGTGGTCGATTCGGTGGGGTTGTGCGTGTTCACCACGTTCGCCTGGTCGCTCGATGATATCGCGCCGCAGATCGACGCCGCCTGCGAGGGCGATTGGTCGGTGGAAAACCTGCTCAAGGCCGGAGAGAGAATCTGGACCTTGGAGCGCCAGTACAATTTGGCCGCCGGTTTCACCGGAAAGGACGACACCCTGCCCAAAAGACTACTCAAGGACGCCGCCAAGACCGGCCCCGCCAAGGGCAAGGTCAACCGGCTCGACGTTATGCTGCCCGAGTACTATCAACTGCGCGGTTGGACCCCGAACGGCGTGCCGACCAACGAGACGCTGTCGCGCATCCAGTTGTAA
- a CDS encoding 4Fe-4S dicluster domain-containing protein, whose protein sequence is MQKALLLDSEKCTGCLQCEIACSFENEGVFNPSKSRIRVFNFHDEGRFVPYTCTQCDEAWCRSACPVGAISLNGATGAKEVAEALCVGCKVCTIACPFGTVNYNQATGKVVKCDLCGGDPACAKACPTQAIVYVDADATGLEKMRVWAAKTDAGNRATA, encoded by the coding sequence ATGCAAAAGGCGTTGTTGCTGGATTCGGAAAAATGCACCGGATGCCTGCAGTGCGAGATCGCTTGTTCGTTCGAAAACGAGGGCGTTTTCAATCCGTCGAAGTCCCGTATTCGGGTCTTCAATTTTCACGACGAGGGGCGTTTCGTTCCCTACACCTGCACCCAGTGCGACGAGGCGTGGTGCCGCTCGGCGTGTCCGGTGGGGGCAATTTCGCTGAACGGCGCGACCGGGGCCAAGGAAGTCGCCGAGGCGCTGTGCGTCGGTTGCAAGGTGTGCACCATCGCCTGCCCCTTCGGCACCGTCAATTACAACCAGGCGACGGGTAAGGTCGTCAAGTGCGACCTGTGCGGCGGCGATCCCGCCTGCGCCAAGGCGTGTCCGACGCAGGCGATCGTTTATGTCGATGCCGATGCGACGGGGCTGGAAAAAATGCGGGTTTGGGCGGCGAAAACGGATGCCGGCAATCGGGCGACGGCGTAA